In one Magallana gigas chromosome 7, xbMagGiga1.1, whole genome shotgun sequence genomic region, the following are encoded:
- the LOC105324650 gene encoding uncharacterized protein — translation MDSFTQQIYEGLHHMSESVFVGLRDKVGTSKQVAMRRERADIIEMVGRRVAPYDGVIMMLSGSRREGFRLEGSDVDVMLWPNNHRVIMDMSQSEYYNKASTTLILSDSSESPPGFTLLQLLTPTRSIYVQPACVRMNDKVYMSSSAFRQIVLLGSALGLNVTEHGPCGSCIIKEGHEGDLALCFVCDFWPLSASSWINRCHSWPDSEVVDDIVRNGCHFVAIGHPLGPHANEEWRISFSQAEYKCVYAMNHCQFLTYGLLKLFLKEVLNKQLEETNKLLCSYHMKTTIFWAIQQNTLPHWCPQNLLAGFWVCFKLLLKWVYKGICPNFFIPQNNMFLTKVHGSAQNRLFLQLHELYKKGLACLLQSPSIRSYIIDVLYNPRVFVCTDENFMKSEVDCDVELGYEIVYGITCYSGLNIDLHSCVKYLYGIEQWVDLRLTHYQVFMLQRLTASFLRNTAVVLHNMCTNTRANKRMYIADKMSRHMLKLAAKFGNVSDMLFIAIYYYKTLRYREASSIIKITKAKLAQPYLMYNGCVDRERYIEAVGGQSLSTKMRQAVAKDIILDNRIFYISELIPEQQSALQNVVHVLYIPVFVMLHFLEFLCYRHIDTTLSQAALDELQVLVHHDQGLYVPDLYRDIYWEILGICQQITGNLQAALYSYQQSLTQYPLHKIHTATQRRIQDL, via the exons ATGGATTCCTTTACACAACAAAT ATATGAGGGACTGCATCACATGTCAGAGTCCGTGTTTGTGGGACTGCGTGATAAAGTGGGAACCTCAAAACAGGTGGCCATGAGAAGGGAGAGAGCGGACATAATAGAGATGGTGGGGAGACGAGTGGCACCTTATGATGGAGTCATTATGATGTTGAGTGGAAGTAGAAGAGAAGGGTTCAGACTGGAGGGATCAGATGTGGACGTTATGCTATGGCCAAACAACCACCGAGTGATCATGGACATGTCTCAGTCTGAGTATTACAACAAAGCCAGTACAACCTTGATTCTCTCTGACAGTTCTGagagtccaccaggattcacTCTACTTCAGTTACTGACACCAACAAGATCCATATACGTCCAACCAGCATGCGTCAGAATGAATGACAAAGTCTATATGTCTAGTTCTGCATTCAGACAGATAGTATTACTTGGTTCAGCATTGGGGCTTAATGTTACTGAACATGGACCCTGTGGTAGTTGTATTATTAAAGAAGGACATGAAGGTGACCTTGCCTTGTGTTTTGTTTGTGACTTTTGGCCTCTGTCTGCTTCCTCATGGATAAACAGATGTCACTCATGGCCTGATTCTGAAGTTGTTGATGACATTGTCAGAAATGGATGTcactttgtagcaataggacacCCATTAGGACCCCATGCAAATGAAGAATGGAGAATTTCTTTCTCCCAGGCAGAGTATAAATGTGTGTATGCAATGAACCACTGTCAGTTTTTGACTTATGGattattaaaactttttcttaaagaagttttaaataaacagtTAGAAGAAACCAATAAACTGTTGTGTTCCTATCACATGAAGACAACTATTTTCTGGGcaattcaacaaaacacactacCTCACTGGTGTCCACAAAACCTCCTAGCAGGTTTCTGGGTCTGCTTTAAACTCCTCCTAAAATGGGTGTATAAGGGGATCTGTCCTAACTTTTTCATcccacaaaacaacatgtttctGACAAAGGTCCATGGCTCAGCACAAAACAGATTGTTCCTACAGTTACATGAATTGTACAAGAAAGGTCTGGCCTGTCTGTTACAGAGTCCCTCTATCAGGTCCTACATCATTGATGTCCTGTACAATCCTAGAGTTTTTGTTTGTACAGATGAGAATTTCATGAAGTCTGAAGTTGACTGTGATGTAGAACTTGGCTATGAGATAGTATATGGTATTACTTGCTATAGCGGACTCAACATAGATCTCCACAGTTGTGTGAAATACCTATATGGAATAGAACAGTGGGTAGATTTACGCCTAACACACTATCAAGTCTTCATGTTACAGAGACTTACAGCGTCCTTCCTTCGAAACACAGCTGTTGTATTACACAACATGTGCACTAACACAAGAGCTAACAAACGGATGTATATTGCAGACAAAATGTCCCGCCACATGCTGAAATTAGCAGCCAAGTTTGGGAATGTTTCTGACATGTTATTCATTGCCATTTATTATTACAAGACACTCAGATACAGGGAAGCTTCATCTATTATAAAGATAACAAAGGCCAAGTTAGCACAGCCATATCTGATGTATAATGGATGTGTAGATAGGGAGAGATATATTGAGGCTGTAGGGGGACAGTCCTTGTCTACAAAGATGAGACAAGCTGTAGCAAAGGATATCATACTTGACAACAGAATCTTTTATATCAGTGAACTAATACCAGAACAACAGTCTGCTCTACAGAATGTAGTGCATGTATTATATATCCCAGTGTTTGTAATGTTACACTTCCTAGAGTTCTTGTGTTACAGACACATTGATACAACATTATCACAAGCAGCTCTAGATGAGCTACAGGTCCTAGTCCACCATGATCAGGGACTGTATGTACCTGATCTATACAGAGACATCTACTGGGAgatcctggggatctgtcaacagatcacAGGGAACCTCCAGGCTGCTCTATACTCATACCAACAGTCACTCACACAGTATCCATTACACAAAATACACACTGCTACACAGAGGAGAATACAGGATTTATAG